Proteins from a genomic interval of Bacillus sp. 2205SS5-2:
- a CDS encoding YhdB family protein, giving the protein MDKVDYDRALYYTHRSEWDNLLILMVRTKDNLLSKHIEHFLHAYNFSKDYQKVEGYFYRLMRYIEHANMQSTAFFQPDEQVILKI; this is encoded by the coding sequence ATGGATAAGGTGGATTATGACAGAGCTTTGTACTATACCCATCGATCAGAATGGGATAATTTATTAATTTTGATGGTGCGCACAAAGGACAACCTCCTCTCTAAACACATTGAGCATTTCTTGCATGCCTATAATTTCTCTAAGGACTATCAAAAAGTTGAAGGGTATTTTTATCGCCTGATGCGTTACATTGAGCATGCAAATATGCAATCAACTGCGTTTTTTCAGCCAGATGAGCAAGTCATTCTTAAAATATAG